Proteins from a single region of Rhodovibrio salinarum DSM 9154:
- a CDS encoding HAD family hydrolase produces MTPDRTALRGILFDKDGTLVDYEATWAPINRRVAEIAARGDPTLAHRLLEIGGHDPAADRVRGGSLLAASHTREIAQAWIEAGADFALDDLSQQMDSAFAEGARNAVPVTNVAGLFDRLRARGFALGVATSDGAQAARATLARLDIDTDGLFVAGYDSGFGGKPEPGMVWGFCAATGLAPTEVIVVGDNLHDMEMATAAGCAAALGVLTGTGSEAELATKAHTVLPSIDALEPWLDQGR; encoded by the coding sequence ATGACGCCCGACCGGACCGCGCTTCGCGGCATTCTTTTTGATAAGGACGGCACCCTGGTCGATTACGAAGCGACCTGGGCACCGATCAACCGCCGGGTCGCCGAGATCGCCGCGCGCGGCGACCCGACGCTTGCCCACCGGTTGCTCGAAATCGGCGGGCACGATCCGGCCGCTGACCGGGTGCGTGGCGGTAGTTTACTCGCCGCCTCCCACACGCGTGAGATCGCGCAGGCCTGGATCGAGGCGGGGGCGGACTTTGCCCTCGACGACCTGAGCCAGCAGATGGATTCCGCGTTCGCCGAAGGCGCACGCAATGCCGTTCCGGTAACCAACGTGGCCGGCCTGTTCGATCGGCTGCGCGCTCGGGGGTTCGCGCTCGGGGTGGCGACCAGCGACGGTGCCCAGGCTGCCCGTGCCACCCTCGCCCGGCTCGACATTGACACGGACGGGCTGTTCGTTGCCGGCTATGACAGCGGTTTCGGCGGCAAGCCGGAACCGGGGATGGTCTGGGGCTTCTGCGCGGCCACCGGGCTCGCCCCCACCGAGGTGATCGTGGTCGGCGACAACCTGCATGACATGGAGATGGCCACAGCCGCCGGCTGCGCCGCGGCGCTTGGCGTGCTGACCGGTACGGGCAGCGAGGCGGAACTGGCTACCAAAGCGCACACCGTCTTGCCCAGCATCGACGCGCTTGAACCCTGGCTGGATCAGGGCCGATGA
- a CDS encoding choline/ethanolamine kinase family protein, translating into MDDLAGYFARIPELKDLPASKIQAERLGGLTNLVYRIQTPDRDYVLRVAGPGTESFIDRKVEAHNARAAAAAGVSPEVLFVDESDGLMLMPHIPATTMSPESFRTTEGAPARAGAAFARLHDSGQTFEFRFELFQMIDGYLKLLGDLGATLPEGYHDVVREAEAVREVLDAKPAELAPCHCDPLCENFLDSGEAMWIVDWEYSGMNDPLWDLGDLSVEAGFTPEQDLEMMRAYRGGEVSEADFGRMVVYKAMCDLLWTLWGLIQHAQGNPAEDFWAYSIERFERCKILMGQAEFAERLAAVRAG; encoded by the coding sequence ATGGATGATCTCGCCGGCTATTTTGCTCGGATTCCCGAACTCAAAGACCTGCCCGCAAGCAAGATCCAGGCGGAGCGTCTGGGCGGGCTGACCAATCTGGTCTACCGGATCCAGACACCTGATCGGGACTATGTGCTGCGGGTCGCGGGGCCGGGTACGGAGAGCTTCATTGACCGCAAGGTGGAGGCGCACAACGCGCGTGCCGCGGCAGCCGCCGGCGTGTCACCGGAGGTGTTGTTCGTCGACGAGTCTGACGGATTGATGCTGATGCCGCACATCCCGGCGACCACGATGAGCCCGGAGTCGTTCCGCACCACCGAGGGGGCGCCGGCCCGCGCCGGGGCAGCGTTCGCCCGGCTGCACGACAGCGGCCAGACATTCGAATTCCGCTTCGAGCTGTTCCAGATGATCGATGGCTACCTGAAGCTGCTGGGGGATCTCGGTGCGACCCTGCCGGAGGGCTACCATGACGTTGTGCGGGAGGCTGAAGCGGTCCGCGAGGTGCTAGATGCCAAGCCGGCCGAGCTCGCGCCCTGTCACTGCGATCCGCTGTGCGAAAACTTCCTGGATAGCGGGGAGGCGATGTGGATCGTCGACTGGGAATACTCGGGCATGAACGATCCCCTGTGGGATCTGGGCGACCTCTCGGTCGAGGCCGGCTTCACCCCGGAACAGGATCTGGAGATGATGCGTGCCTACCGCGGCGGCGAGGTTTCGGAGGCCGACTTCGGCCGCATGGTCGTCTACAAGGCGATGTGCGACCTGCTGTGGACCCTGTGGGGGCTGATCCAACACGCGCAGGGCAATCCGGCGGAAGACTTCTGGGCCTACTCGATCGAACGGTTTGAGCGCTGCAAGATTCTGATGGGTCAAGCCGAATTTGCCGAGCGTCTGGCGGCCGTGCGGGCCGGGTGA
- a CDS encoding DeoR/GlpR family DNA-binding transcription regulator encodes MHRAARQNAILEVLRTHGSATVSELTRSMRVSDETVRRDVKAMASKGLVERVHGGVMLPDLNREPGFQSRMQQNATAKRAIARKTAELIANGDSLMLDTGSTTAYVARALKDHTDLFVVTNSADIARTLANAKKGNKIYLAGGELRGDDGATFGQTAYDFVRRFRTRYAVISVGALHSDGGVMDFHLQEAEFCQTVLDQAAQVVAVADASKFRHQAPVKVCDLQRIDTLITDRRPPEPFLKRLRENEVRLLVADETGRPPLDQNDGTDLDAGDDSLTAPD; translated from the coding sequence GTGCACCGCGCCGCCCGACAGAACGCCATATTGGAAGTGTTGCGCACCCATGGCTCCGCCACTGTCAGCGAGCTGACACGCAGCATGAGGGTCTCCGACGAAACCGTACGCCGTGACGTCAAGGCGATGGCCAGCAAGGGACTGGTCGAGCGCGTGCACGGCGGTGTCATGCTGCCGGACCTCAACCGCGAACCGGGTTTCCAGAGCCGCATGCAACAGAACGCCACGGCCAAGCGGGCGATCGCCCGCAAGACCGCGGAACTGATTGCCAACGGCGATTCTCTGATGCTCGATACCGGCAGCACGACCGCCTATGTAGCGCGGGCGCTGAAGGATCACACCGACCTGTTCGTCGTCACCAATAGCGCCGACATCGCGCGCACGCTCGCCAATGCCAAGAAGGGCAACAAGATCTACCTTGCCGGCGGCGAGCTACGCGGCGATGACGGCGCAACCTTCGGGCAGACAGCCTATGACTTCGTCCGCCGGTTCCGCACCCGCTACGCCGTCATCTCGGTCGGCGCGCTGCACAGCGACGGCGGCGTGATGGACTTTCACCTGCAGGAGGCGGAGTTCTGCCAGACCGTGTTGGATCAGGCCGCCCAGGTGGTCGCGGTCGCCGACGCCAGCAAGTTCCGACATCAGGCGCCGGTTAAGGTCTGCGACCTGCAGCGCATCGACACCCTGATCACCGATCGTCGGCCACCGGAACCCTTCCTCAAGCGTCTGCGCGAGAACGAGGTCCGCTTGCTGGTCGCCGACGAGACCGGCCGTCCTCCGCTTGACCAGAACGACGGCACGGATCTCGATGCCGGCGATGATTCTCTGACGGCGCCGGACTAA
- a CDS encoding choline kinase family protein: MSETADQPAARVAGLDIWRGPVEPKPIDGGITNTNFLVDDRGERFFVRIGADIPVHGVMRFNELTAARAAAAAGVSPDVVHAEPGVLVTRFVEGRTLEEADVRDPAMLERIVPLIRRCHDDMQQHLRGPVLMFWVFHIVRHYAGVLRDAESDWIGQLPDLVARGERLERAVGAIEVAFGHNDLLAANFIDTGDRLWLIDWDYAGFNTPLFDLGGLSSNNQLSGAQEDDLLTLYFGQAPDDRQRRGLKAMKAASLLRESMWSMVSEAHSDLDFDFRAYTQENLDRFERAWAEFAPLETA; encoded by the coding sequence ATGAGCGAGACTGCCGACCAGCCGGCCGCCCGCGTTGCCGGTCTGGACATTTGGCGCGGCCCCGTCGAACCGAAGCCGATCGACGGCGGCATCACCAACACGAACTTTCTGGTCGACGACCGGGGCGAACGCTTCTTCGTCCGGATCGGTGCCGACATCCCGGTCCACGGCGTGATGCGGTTCAACGAGTTGACGGCCGCGCGCGCCGCCGCCGCGGCCGGCGTGTCGCCAGACGTCGTGCACGCCGAACCGGGCGTGCTGGTAACCCGCTTCGTCGAGGGGCGCACGCTGGAAGAAGCCGACGTGCGCGACCCCGCGATGCTGGAACGGATCGTCCCGCTAATCCGGCGCTGTCACGACGACATGCAACAGCATCTGCGTGGGCCGGTGCTGATGTTCTGGGTGTTCCACATCGTCCGCCATTACGCCGGCGTGCTGCGGGACGCGGAAAGCGACTGGATCGGCCAGCTGCCGGATCTGGTCGCGCGTGGAGAGCGGCTGGAACGCGCGGTGGGCGCGATCGAGGTGGCCTTCGGGCACAACGATCTGCTTGCCGCCAACTTCATCGACACCGGCGACCGGCTATGGTTGATCGACTGGGACTACGCCGGCTTCAACACGCCGCTGTTCGATCTGGGCGGGTTGTCCTCCAACAATCAGCTTTCGGGCGCGCAGGAGGATGATCTGCTCACGCTCTACTTCGGCCAAGCGCCGGACGATCGCCAGCGCCGCGGGCTCAAGGCGATGAAGGCCGCCTCGCTGTTGCGCGAGAGCATGTGGTCCATGGTCTCCGAGGCGCATTCCGACCTCGATTTCGACTTCCGGGCCTATACCCAGGAGAACCTGGATCGCTTCGAGCGCGCCTGGGCGGAGTTCGCGCCCTTGGAGACCGCTTGA
- a CDS encoding ABC transporter permease, producing the protein MTALSESGLTARPRHLRPAGLLPWAGALAVLAALWLAGSQAGWLNSYPDAWILPLRDWISEAMRWLVKDATFGLFTFKELTRAFAWLLDLPLQACLILLARGVTIPLGGQAELLIPPLSWLGVTGALVWTAWRVGDAKLAALIVTCFGYLAVFGQWHSAMVTLSSILVAVPVGILGGAALGILGYRSRTAERALTPVLDLMQTVPVFAYLVPVLFLFGFGPVSAMIATIIYAMPPMVRVTMMALRAVPAEVLEFGRMAGCTQRQMLWKVLLPSARHSLMVGVNQVIMLSLNMVIIASMIGAGGLGHDVLTSLRRLQIGDGLEAGVAITVLAISLDRLSQAIANRTSTPVHLQAGQSFARRHATWLGIAGVLGATYLLAFFVPALRSYPDWLTLDTGPLFDNLVQWINVHAYAYLDAVKSWLLIHVLIPFKRLLIDAPWPGVALLLAVAGWRIGGRRLGVMVALLAVFIAVTGNWEKAMVSAYLCGISVLLAMAIGVPIGVLAATSDRMHRIAQNAADTLQTLPSFVYLIPVVMLFQVGDFSAMIAITAYALAPAVRYTDHGLRGVPDEVIEASRMSGCRPWQLLWKVRLPLAMPEIMLGVNQTIMMALSMLVITALVGTRDLGQEVYIALTRADTGLGLVAGVCVAFLAIIADRLIGAWSHKRKQELGLA; encoded by the coding sequence ATGACGGCCCTTAGCGAGTCCGGTTTGACGGCGCGCCCGCGTCATCTGCGGCCCGCCGGTCTGCTTCCCTGGGCGGGCGCGCTTGCCGTCTTGGCCGCGCTGTGGCTGGCGGGCAGTCAGGCCGGTTGGCTCAACAGCTATCCGGACGCTTGGATCCTGCCGCTGCGCGACTGGATTTCCGAGGCGATGCGCTGGTTGGTCAAGGACGCGACCTTCGGCCTGTTCACCTTCAAGGAACTGACCCGCGCCTTTGCCTGGCTGCTCGATCTGCCACTGCAGGCCTGTCTGATCCTGCTGGCGCGTGGGGTGACGATCCCACTGGGCGGACAGGCGGAGTTGCTGATCCCGCCGCTGTCCTGGCTGGGGGTGACGGGCGCGCTGGTCTGGACCGCCTGGCGTGTGGGCGATGCCAAGCTTGCGGCTCTGATCGTCACCTGCTTTGGCTATCTCGCGGTGTTCGGGCAGTGGCACAGCGCGATGGTGACGCTGTCCTCCATCCTGGTCGCCGTACCAGTCGGCATCCTGGGCGGTGCCGCGTTGGGGATCCTCGGCTATCGCAGCCGGACGGCGGAACGCGCGCTGACGCCGGTGCTCGACCTGATGCAGACGGTGCCGGTGTTCGCCTATCTGGTGCCGGTGTTGTTCCTGTTCGGCTTCGGCCCGGTGTCCGCGATGATCGCGACGATCATCTACGCCATGCCGCCAATGGTGCGGGTTACCATGATGGCGCTGCGCGCCGTTCCGGCGGAGGTCCTGGAATTCGGTCGGATGGCCGGCTGCACGCAGCGGCAGATGCTATGGAAGGTGCTGCTGCCCTCCGCCCGGCACAGCCTGATGGTGGGCGTGAATCAGGTGATCATGCTGTCGCTCAACATGGTCATCATCGCCTCGATGATCGGCGCGGGCGGTCTGGGCCACGACGTCTTGACCTCGTTGCGCCGGTTGCAGATCGGCGATGGACTGGAGGCCGGCGTGGCGATCACGGTGCTGGCGATCTCGCTCGACCGGCTCAGCCAGGCGATCGCCAACCGCACCTCGACCCCGGTACACCTGCAGGCTGGACAGTCGTTCGCCCGTCGCCACGCCACCTGGCTCGGCATCGCCGGCGTCCTGGGCGCCACCTATCTGCTTGCCTTCTTCGTGCCGGCGCTGCGTAGCTATCCGGACTGGTTGACGCTCGATACCGGGCCACTGTTCGACAACCTGGTGCAGTGGATCAACGTTCACGCCTACGCCTATTTGGATGCCGTCAAATCCTGGTTGTTGATCCATGTGCTGATCCCCTTCAAGCGCCTGCTGATCGATGCCCCATGGCCTGGCGTGGCGCTGTTGCTGGCGGTTGCCGGCTGGCGGATCGGGGGGCGGCGCTTAGGCGTCATGGTTGCGTTGCTCGCGGTTTTTATCGCCGTCACCGGCAACTGGGAAAAGGCGATGGTGTCGGCCTACCTGTGCGGCATCTCCGTCTTGCTGGCGATGGCGATCGGGGTCCCGATCGGCGTGCTGGCCGCGACCAGCGACCGGATGCACCGGATCGCCCAAAACGCCGCGGACACGCTGCAGACGCTGCCCAGCTTCGTCTATCTGATCCCCGTGGTGATGCTGTTCCAGGTCGGCGACTTCTCCGCAATGATTGCAATCACCGCCTACGCCCTGGCTCCGGCCGTGCGCTACACCGACCACGGCCTGCGTGGGGTACCTGACGAGGTGATCGAGGCTTCGCGGATGTCCGGCTGCCGTCCTTGGCAACTGCTCTGGAAGGTCCGTCTGCCGCTGGCAATGCCGGAGATCATGCTGGGCGTGAACCAGACGATCATGATGGCGCTGTCGATGCTGGTGATCACCGCCTTGGTGGGCACGCGCGACCTGGGCCAGGAGGTCTACATCGCCCTGACCCGAGCAGACACCGGTCTTGGCCTGGTCGCGGGCGTGTGCGTTGCCTTCCTGGCAATCATCGCGGACCGGCTGATCGGCGCCTGGTCCCACAAGCGCAAGCAGGAACTGGGTCTGGCGTGA
- a CDS encoding class I SAM-dependent DNA methyltransferase yields the protein MANTNQVDQLNDVYSAQSVDQIAKTYDDWAADYDSSMLQAGYRHPMICVGLLTRHVPAHAGGVLDAGQGTGLVGEWLKILGYKEVFGCDVSQGMLDRAEQRGVYDDLQKAALGGEPLPYPDARFAACVCAGVFTIGHADPHGLDDLLRVVRKGGHIITTVKDKLWDSGFKDHLEQLVKDGRCHVIETTPSYLSMPNQEGQSTSRALVLQVVG from the coding sequence ATGGCCAATACCAATCAAGTCGACCAGCTCAACGACGTTTACAGTGCACAGTCGGTCGATCAGATTGCGAAAACCTACGATGACTGGGCTGCCGACTACGATTCCAGCATGCTGCAGGCTGGTTACCGTCATCCGATGATCTGCGTCGGATTGCTAACCCGGCACGTTCCGGCGCACGCCGGCGGCGTCCTGGATGCCGGTCAGGGCACGGGCCTGGTCGGCGAATGGCTGAAGATCCTGGGCTACAAAGAAGTGTTCGGCTGCGACGTCTCGCAGGGCATGCTGGACCGGGCCGAACAACGCGGCGTCTACGACGACCTTCAAAAGGCGGCGCTGGGCGGCGAACCGTTGCCCTACCCCGACGCCCGTTTCGCCGCCTGCGTGTGCGCGGGCGTCTTCACGATCGGCCATGCCGATCCCCATGGTCTGGACGACCTGCTGCGCGTGGTGCGCAAGGGAGGCCACATCATTACGACGGTGAAGGACAAGCTCTGGGACAGCGGTTTCAAGGACCATCTGGAGCAGCTGGTCAAGGACGGCCGCTGCCATGTGATCGAAACCACGCCAAGCTACCTGTCGATGCCCAACCAGGAAGGTCAGTCCACCAGCCGCGCGCTGGTTCTGCAGGTCGTTGGCTGA
- a CDS encoding ankyrin repeat domain-containing protein, whose protein sequence is MIPDLFGEAVPNNMTSPAFLTSTATHPSARGPAPARRGLILLLITFLIALATPVLGDDSATSFEAQIDRDLIEAVAAGKPGRAAAALKAGASPNARVRPDGRTALMVAADHGHAKLASLLLKAGADVNGRSGDGWSALMQAAYGRHGDVARVLLDASAATDLREDKYGNTALLIATRRGADRTVVALLDHGADPNVQDHADGNTPLINAASAPFGLAASIADTLLQAGAAPDVAAHDGFTPLMAAARTGSLAMVDQLLAAEARVDRQNTSGETALMLAAASGQTAALDRLLEAGADPSIQNAKGNTAICLAIDSRARQSVDQLIATGEDEVLTTRCRDGLPPIARAAKLGDAQLVDRLLAAGVDPDQPGADGSTALMWAANRGAAGAVHRLLDAGASPTAQAKDGWTPQKAAQMLGDTEILRLLEQAN, encoded by the coding sequence ATGATCCCAGACCTGTTTGGTGAAGCCGTGCCCAACAACATGACGTCGCCAGCCTTCCTGACTTCGACCGCGACCCATCCGAGCGCACGCGGACCCGCGCCCGCGCGGCGCGGTCTTATCCTATTGCTGATCACCTTCCTCATAGCGCTTGCGACGCCCGTGCTCGGAGACGATAGCGCAACGTCGTTCGAAGCACAGATCGACCGTGACCTGATCGAAGCTGTCGCGGCCGGCAAACCCGGTAGGGCCGCCGCAGCGCTCAAGGCCGGGGCAAGCCCGAACGCGCGCGTCCGCCCCGACGGGCGTACGGCGCTAATGGTCGCCGCGGACCATGGTCACGCCAAGTTGGCATCCCTGTTGCTGAAGGCCGGAGCCGATGTAAACGGGCGCAGCGGCGACGGCTGGAGCGCGCTGATGCAGGCAGCCTACGGTCGGCACGGCGACGTTGCGAGGGTCCTGCTTGATGCCAGCGCCGCGACCGATTTGCGCGAGGACAAGTACGGAAACACAGCCCTCCTGATTGCCACACGCCGGGGCGCCGACCGCACGGTGGTCGCTCTGCTCGACCACGGTGCCGACCCGAACGTCCAGGACCACGCCGATGGCAACACGCCGCTGATCAATGCGGCGAGCGCGCCGTTCGGCTTGGCCGCCAGCATCGCCGACACGCTGCTTCAGGCCGGCGCCGCCCCGGACGTTGCGGCACATGACGGTTTCACGCCCCTGATGGCGGCCGCCCGCACCGGCTCGCTCGCGATGGTGGACCAGTTGCTCGCGGCCGAAGCCAGGGTGGACCGGCAAAACACCTCCGGCGAGACCGCGTTGATGCTGGCCGCCGCCAGCGGCCAGACGGCCGCCCTCGATCGGCTGCTTGAAGCAGGAGCCGATCCATCGATCCAAAACGCCAAGGGCAACACAGCGATCTGCCTGGCGATCGACAGCCGCGCGCGGCAGAGCGTCGACCAGCTGATCGCGACCGGCGAAGACGAGGTGTTGACCACGCGCTGCCGCGATGGCCTGCCGCCGATCGCCCGCGCGGCGAAGCTGGGCGACGCGCAGCTGGTCGACCGCTTGCTCGCCGCCGGCGTCGATCCCGACCAGCCGGGGGCTGATGGGTCGACCGCGCTGATGTGGGCGGCCAACCGCGGCGCGGCCGGTGCGGTACACCGGCTACTGGACGCCGGCGCCAGCCCAACGGCCCAGGCGAAAGACGGCTGGACCCCGCAGAAGGCTGCGCAGATGCTAGGCGACACCGAGATTCTGCGGCTTCTGGAGCAGGCAAACTAG
- a CDS encoding quaternary amine ABC transporter ATP-binding protein, which translates to MTHGPIPQNGPTPVAQPTSGARRPAKLTCRGLWKLFGPDAERFLARSNGQPTGQQIADAGLIGAVRDAELEVGEGEVFVIMGLSGSGKSTIVRCLSRLVEPTAGELVFEGQDLLQANARQLTEIRRHKMGMVFQHFALLPHLSVLGNVAFPLEIQGVSRAEREARAMEVIELVGLSGRETYFPRELSGGQQQRVGIARSLAVKPEIWFLDEPFSALDPLIRREMQDEFLRLQRVLHKTIVFITHDFDEAIRLADRIAIMKDGEIVQIGTPEEVVTAPATQYVAEFTRDVPRAKVMSVRALMTPGDADGTEGQVHADARVNEVAHQAVHGHKPVAVVDDDGTVLGRLERAAVVEVLAPDGPDPATSKAAAAS; encoded by the coding sequence ATGACGCATGGCCCTATCCCTCAGAACGGGCCCACGCCTGTTGCCCAACCGACAAGCGGTGCGCGACGTCCCGCCAAGCTGACCTGTCGCGGCCTGTGGAAACTGTTCGGTCCTGATGCTGAGCGCTTCCTGGCGCGCAGCAACGGCCAGCCGACCGGTCAGCAGATCGCGGACGCTGGCCTGATCGGGGCGGTGCGCGATGCCGAGCTTGAGGTCGGCGAGGGCGAGGTGTTCGTGATTATGGGCCTGTCCGGGTCGGGCAAGTCCACGATCGTCCGTTGCCTGTCCCGGCTGGTCGAGCCGACGGCGGGAGAGCTGGTCTTCGAAGGGCAGGACCTGCTGCAAGCCAACGCGCGCCAGCTGACCGAAATCCGGCGGCACAAGATGGGCATGGTGTTTCAGCACTTCGCGCTGCTGCCGCATCTGTCGGTTTTGGGCAACGTTGCCTTTCCGCTGGAGATCCAGGGCGTCTCCCGGGCCGAACGCGAAGCGCGTGCCATGGAGGTGATCGAACTGGTCGGTCTGAGCGGTCGTGAGACCTATTTCCCGCGCGAGCTGTCCGGTGGTCAGCAGCAGCGTGTCGGCATCGCCCGTTCGCTCGCGGTAAAGCCGGAGATCTGGTTCCTGGACGAGCCGTTCTCCGCGCTCGATCCGCTGATTCGTCGGGAAATGCAGGACGAGTTCCTGCGCCTGCAGCGGGTGCTGCACAAGACGATCGTGTTCATTACCCACGACTTCGACGAGGCCATCCGCCTGGCCGACCGGATCGCCATCATGAAGGACGGCGAGATCGTCCAGATCGGCACGCCGGAAGAGGTCGTGACGGCGCCGGCGACCCAATACGTCGCCGAATTCACCCGCGACGTCCCGCGCGCCAAGGTGATGTCCGTGCGCGCGTTGATGACCCCGGGCGATGCCGACGGTACCGAGGGGCAAGTCCACGCCGATGCGCGCGTTAACGAGGTGGCGCATCAGGCCGTGCATGGCCATAAGCCGGTTGCGGTGGTCGACGATGACGGCACGGTGCTCGGCCGGCTCGAGCGCGCGGCGGTGGTCGAGGTGCTCGCCCCCGACGGTCCGGACCCGGCGACCTCCAAGGCTGCGGCGGCATCATGA
- a CDS encoding ABC transporter substrate-binding protein, protein MHSAFSKLAGRTAMLAGATAIALSAAPISADAADYPESDDPIRMTIHDWTGQYLTTHIMGSVLEEMGYNVEYVQADYLAQFAGLESGDLHVAMEIWETTGKDALQASLKTGDTVDLGETGMKAIEEWWYPSYVKEECPGLPDWKALNDCAELFAAPETHPKGRYLGGPVTWGGKDDERVEALGLDYEVVHAGTDAALFAELQSAIQRKEPILAWVYTPHWAPIKFEGEWVEFPRYTKECYEDPSWGVNPDMAYDCGKPRGWIKAVGWAGGEEKWPAAYQAIRNFEITNQQMGEMIGKVDLDGMPPETVIDQWMQANKDTWQAWIPAE, encoded by the coding sequence ATGCACTCCGCTTTCAGCAAGCTGGCCGGCCGCACGGCGATGCTCGCCGGGGCCACGGCGATTGCCCTGTCGGCCGCGCCGATTTCGGCGGACGCCGCAGACTATCCGGAGTCCGACGATCCGATCCGGATGACCATCCACGACTGGACCGGCCAATACCTGACCACCCACATCATGGGCAGTGTGCTGGAGGAAATGGGCTACAACGTGGAGTACGTGCAGGCCGACTATCTTGCCCAGTTTGCCGGGCTTGAATCCGGTGACCTGCATGTCGCCATGGAGATCTGGGAAACCACTGGCAAGGACGCGCTCCAAGCCTCGCTCAAGACCGGCGACACCGTTGACCTTGGCGAGACCGGCATGAAGGCCATCGAAGAGTGGTGGTATCCCAGCTACGTCAAGGAAGAGTGCCCCGGTCTGCCGGATTGGAAGGCGCTGAACGATTGTGCGGAACTGTTCGCCGCGCCCGAAACTCACCCCAAGGGACGCTACCTGGGTGGCCCGGTCACCTGGGGCGGCAAGGACGACGAGCGGGTCGAGGCGCTTGGCCTGGACTACGAGGTCGTGCACGCCGGCACCGACGCCGCGCTGTTCGCTGAACTGCAGTCCGCGATCCAGCGCAAGGAGCCGATCCTGGCCTGGGTCTATACCCCGCACTGGGCACCGATCAAATTCGAGGGCGAGTGGGTCGAGTTCCCGCGCTACACGAAGGAGTGCTACGAGGACCCGAGTTGGGGCGTGAACCCGGACATGGCCTATGACTGCGGCAAGCCACGCGGTTGGATCAAGGCCGTTGGTTGGGCCGGTGGTGAAGAGAAATGGCCGGCTGCCTACCAGGCGATCCGCAACTTCGAGATCACCAATCAGCAGATGGGCGAGATGATCGGCAAGGTCGATCTCGACGGCATGCCGCCGGAAACGGTGATCGACCAATGGATGCAGGCCAACAAGGATACTTGGCAAGCCTGGATCCCGGCGGAGTAG